In Dehalococcoidia bacterium, the genomic stretch CAAGCGCCTCAAGATGGAGGGGGATTCCTTCTACCTGAAGAGCGCCGAGGAGATGGCCGCCCTGTTCCCCGACCTGCCCGAGGCGGTGGAGGCGACCCTACGCATCGCCGCGCAGTGCCAGCCTCCCGATGTGGGGCTGGGCGGCCTGCGCCTCCCCCACTTCCCCGTCCCCCACGGTCTCGACGCCCAGACCTACTTGGAACGCCTGTGCGCTGAGGGCCTGGAACGGCGTAAACCCCACGCCCCTGCGGCCTACCGCCAGCGCCTGGCCTATGAACTGGAGGTCATCCGCAAGACGCGCTTCGCCAATTACTTCCTGGTGGTGTGGGATATCACCCGTTTCGCCCGCGAGCGGGGCATCCTCTATGGGGTGCGGGGGTCGGCGGCCGCCAGCCTCGTGCTGTACTGCCTGGGAGTTACCGATGTGGACCCCCTGGAATACGGCCTGGTCTTTGAGCGCTTCCTCAACGAGGAGCGCAAAGAGATGCCCGATATTGACATGGACTTCCAGGACGACCGGCGCCCCGAGGTCTTGGAGTATGTGGTGCGCCGTTACGGGCGGGAGCAGGTGGCCCAGATCATCACCTTTGGGACGATGGGCCCCAAGGCCGCCGTGCGGGATGTGGGGCGGGTGAAGGGCCTCACCTACGCCGATGTGGACCGGGTAGCGCGCCTTATTCCCGCCCGCGCCCGCACCTTGGACGAAGCCCTCCAGGCCCAACCCGAATTGCAGATGCTCTATGACCAGGACAGCATCATCCGCGACCTGCTGGACACGGCCAAGCGCCTGGAGGGTCTGGTGCACCATGTGAGCACCCACGCTGCGGGGGTCGTCATCACGGGGGAGCCCCTGACGGAATATGTGCCCCTGCAGCGCCCCGTGCGCGGCCAAGAGCACGGCATCGCCATGACCCAATACAGTATGGACCCCATCGCCCGCCTGGGCCTGCTGAAGATGGACCTCCTGGGCCTGGCTAACCTGACCATCCTGCAGAAGGCGCGCGACCTGGTGCGCCAGCAACGGGGCCTGGAGGTGGACCTCACCGCCATACCCCTGGACGACCCCAAGACCTACGCCCTTCTGGCCACAGGGGAAACCACCGACCTGTTCCAACTGGAGAGCGCCGGCATGCGCCGGTGCATCCGCGACCTGAAGCCCGCCTCCTTGCGGGAGGTGGCGGCCCTCATCGCCCTGTATCGCCCAGGCCCTATGGAGCACATCCCCACCTACATCAAGGCCCGTCAGGGCGTGGAGCCGGTGCGCTACCCCCACCCCGACCTGAAGGGCATCCTGGAAGAGACCTACGGTGTCATCGTCTACCAGGAGCAGGTGCTGCAGATCGTCCAGCGCATCGCCGGCTACACCCTGGGCCAGGCCGATGTGGTGCGCAAGGCCATGGGCAAAAAGGTGCCCGAGATTATGGAGAAGGAGCGGGAGCGCTTCATCAGCGGTGCCCTGCAACGGGGCTACACCCGCGACGACGCCGAAGCCCTGTTCCGCCTGATTGAGCCGTTCGCCGGCTACGCCTTCAACAAGGCCCACGCCGTCTCCTATGCCCTGGTGGCCTACTGGACAGCCTACTTCAAGGCCAACTACCCGGTGGAGTTCATGACCGCCGTCCTGAACACCCGCCTGGGCGACTTGGACAAGACGGCCGCCGCCATCCACGAGTGCCAGCGCATGGGGATTCCCGTGCTTCTGCCCGATGTCAACGCCAGCGCCGTGCACTATACCATTGAGACGACCGCCGACGGGCGGCGTGCTATTCGCATCGGCCTGGCGGCGGTGAAGAATGTGGGCGAGAGCGCCGTTCTCCCTATCCTGAAGGCGCGCCAGGAGGGGGGACCTTTCCGGGATCTGGCCGACTTCTGCCGACGATGCGACCTGCGGGGCATGAACCGCCGCACCCTGGAGAGCCTCATTAAAGCGGGGGCATTGGACTGCTTTGGGGAGCGGGCGAGCCTCCTGGCCAGCGTGGAACGCATCCTGGCCCTCTCCCACCAGGAGGCCCGTCGGCGCGAGGCCGGCCAGATGACCATGTTTGACCTGTTCGGCCACCAGGTGGCGGTGCCCCTGCCCAGCATGGACCTGCCCTCCGCATCCCCTGCGCCACGCGAGTATGCCCAATGGGAGCGCGACCTGCTGGGGGTGGCCCTTTCCCACAACCCCCTGCCCGCCATCGCCCAGGCCCTGGCCGGCACCGATGCCATCCTCTCCCGCACCCAACTGGACCCCGAGATGACTGGGCAAAGGGTGGTGCTGGTGGGGCAGGTGGCCAGCGTGCGGGAGTCCTTCACAAAGGAGAAGCGCCCCTTCCTGACCGCCTCCCTGGCCCTGCTGGACGGCCAAGTGGAGATGGTGGTGTGGCCCCCGGTGTATGAGACCACCCGCTCCCTCTGGCGGGAGGGGAACCTGGTGTGGGTAGTGGGACGCCTGCGCCACCGGGACGAGGAGGTTTCGGTGGTGGTGGACGAGGTGCGCCCCTACCAGATACCCGATGCCCCCGCATCGGAAGGGGCAGAGCCCCCTCCAGCCCTATCCCTCCACAGGCCATCCCATGCGAACGGCACCCACAGCCGGCCCCTGACCAATGGCACCAGCGCCCAGGCCCCTCCCCCGCGACGGCTTATCCTACGCCTGCAGGAGACCAGCGACCCCCAAGCTGATGAAGCCCTTCTCCGGGATACCTTGAAACTTTTGCTGGAACATCCCGGCCCCGATAGGGTTTTCCTGCTCCTGGTCAGCGGAGGGAAGAGGGTGCGCGTGGAGTTGCCCACCATCAGCGTCGCCTATAGCGACGGCCTCCAGCGCCAGCTAGAGGAGCGCCTGGGCCCCCATAGCGTCATCCTTGAGGAGGAGCGTGCATAAGATCGCTAGGGGAGCACCACCCCTGACCCTTATCGGCCCCGAGGGGCCGGCGATGCCGGGCCAGCCTGTCCTTTGCACCGTGAACCTGGCCCTCCCCCGCGCCTATGAAGTGCGGGCGGTGCGGGTGGAGGTGTGGGGGGTCTTGCGGCGGGTGGTGGGATCGTTGGGGTGGGGCCCCCTGCGCCTGTGGCGCTGGGCCACCGAAAGGGTCATCCGCACCCACCATGCCCTGCCCATTGGACACAAGCTAGGCCCTGGCACTGCCTCCTATCGTCTGGAGGTGCCCCTTCCCGCCGATGCACCCCCCACCGCCCGCGGGCGCATGCTTCAGATGGTCTACACCCTGCGCGCTCGTTTGGACATCCCCCACGCCCCCGACCGCTGGGAGGTGGCACCCCTACGGGTGCACACCTCCCCCCCGCCGTGGGAGGGGCTCCCCCCTTCTCCGCGTGAGGAGAGCATCAGCGTGCGGTTGGAGGCGCCCCGCACCCTCGTGGCGGGGCAGCGGGTTCAAGGCTCCCTGGCCCTGGTCGCCTCCCACCCCGTCGTGCTCAACGACCTGCGCCTGGACCTGGTGCAGAGGGAGCGGGTGCCCCCGCGGGAGTGGGCGTTCACCGTAGGGCGAGTGGCTTTCCCGTCAGTGTCTTTGGGGGCCTATGCTGAGCGCGTCCTCTCCTTCAGCTTGGGGATTCCCCCCCAGGCCCCGCCCACCTGCGTCCTCCCCCATCACTGCTCCATCCAATGGAGCCTGCGCCTGACGGCACGGGGGTATCCGCGCCTAGCCGAAGTGAGCGTGGTGGTGGGGACGGGCTAGGGACAGGCCTGGGCGGGGGGCAAACCCGTTTGGGCCATAGCCCGCACGCAGAACACGATGGCCCACCGCTCGTCTTCGGAGAGCAGTTTGCCCATAGCGGGCATCAGCCCCCGCCCGTTGCTGATGGTGTGGTAGATCTGGCCATCGGCGCGCCCGCGCACCCGGTCGCTGGCCATGGCCGGGGGGCGAATCGTTGTGGCATCGGTGATACGGTCTGCGGCCAGGCTTTGCCCGTCGCCATACACACCATGGCAGGGGGCGCAGTTGATGGCGAACAACTCCCGCCCCCAGCGGCGGTTCTCGGGGGTATTGGGGATGGTGGGGCGCAAACCTTCCGCCTGGTCAAAGGGAATGGTGACAGCAACCGGCTTCTTCCCCTGGCGGGGCACCGCCTCCGCGGGCACGTCCCACCGAGCTGGCTCCCCGGCGCGGTAGGCTTCGCTGTAGTGCATCTCGTAATAGATATCCAGGGGGTAGGTGCCGGTGCGCGCACAGGCGGAGGCCAGCAGGCCCAGCACTAACGCCCCCACCAGTAGCAATGCCCCTTTCCACATAGGCAGCAACCCCTTCGGTGGATGCAAACCTCAGCTCCTTCTGGGCGGCTACCCCCGCTTCACTTCCACCGCCCCGTGCTGCCGCAAGATCCGCTCGGCCGGCCCCAACAGACCCTCCTCCCCCACCACCAGCAGGCCGATCCACCCCTCCGTGATGCGCTTGTCGTACAGGCCCACAATGGGGCGGGGTAGGCGGGACTCAAACACCACCCCGAGCACCGTGAACAGAATGGCCCCCAGCATGGTGCCCTCGTAGGTGATGATGGCCATGGGCGGGATGGAGAGCACCGGCTTGCCCCCCGTGACCAGGGGATAGGCCAACTGGGTGCCGGCGGTCAGGAGGATCGCCACCGAGAACCCACACAACGCCCCCAAGAAGGGGAACACATACAGCCGATGGGGAGGGGTATGCTCGCTAAAAGCCCCCTCGGGATACGGGGAGCCCGACAGCACCTCAAACTCTATCCCCGCCTCCCGCAGGGCGGTGCCGGCGTTGGCCGCCGACTCCACATCACTAAACAGACCCAAGACACCGCGCTCGGCCATAGTCCCGACTCCTCCCTAATGTTCGCGCACGATGGCGGGCACCTTGCGCTTGCCCACCTGAATATCAGCCTTAAGCACCTGCCCCTCCTTCGCCTCGTTCACGGGCACTAACGGGAAGATCTTGCTGAACACCAGCAGGCCCAGACACACCAGGGCGAAGGAGCCGATGACGATCAGCATCTCAATGGGGCTGGGGCGGTAGGCCGACCAGTCAAAGGTGAAGGCCTGCTTGCGCGCCAGCCCCGGCACAATGATCAGGAACCGCTCCAACCACATCCCGATGTTCACCAGGATAGAGGTCCAGAACATCAGCGCCACATTCCGCCTCACCTTGCGGAACAGCCACAAGGGCACAGGGATGAAGAAGGCCGTCAGAATGAACAGGATGAACAGCATGTTGAATGGCCACTCAAACACCTGCAACTGGCGCATGGCCACTTCCTGCGGCTCCCGCAGGTAGAGGCTGAAGATGAACTCCAAAGCGAAGAAGAAGAACCACGCCAGGGCCACCACAATGAGCAGACGTCCGATGGCGTCAAAGTGCTCGGCGCGGATGTAGTCCTCCCAGCGGAACAGCCAGCGCATCACCGCCATCATGGTAACCACAGCCGCCACCCCCGAGTGCACCGCCCCAATGACGAAGTAGGGGGCAAACACCGTGGTGTGCCACCCCTCTACCGAGATGGCCATCCCGAAGTCCCACGACACGATGGAGTGCACCGAGACGAACACAGGCAGAATCAACGCCGATAGGAGGATCCCTGCCAGGGTTTGGAGTTTCCACTGGCGGGGCGTGCCCCGCCAACCCAGGGATAGAATGGAGTAAATCTTGTGGGGAATCCCTGTGGTGCGGTCGCGCAGGACGGCCAGGTCGGGGAGCAGGGTAATCAACACGAACAGTGCCGACCCCGTCAAGTAGGTGAAGATGGCGCTCGGGTCCCACACCAACGGGGAGCGCACATTGGGCCAAATCCCCCGCGAGAAATCATAGGGGAATACCCAGTACATCGTGCGCCAGGGGCGGCCCGAGTGGAACAGGGGGAACATGGCCGCCGTGGCCAGGGAGAACACGGTGAGCACCTCGGCTGCCCGCACCATGGGGCGTCGCCACTCGGCCTGGGTGAGGCGCAGAATGGCCGAGAGCATCACCCCCGCGTGGCTGATGCCCACCCAGAACACGAAGGTGATGATAAGCAGTTCCCACATAATGGGGCGGTTAATGCCCGCCACCCCTGGCCCCCGGTTCATCCACCATCCCACGGCTCCCCCCGCCACCGCCACCACCCCCCCCAGCCCCAACAACAGCCCCCAGAACCAGAGGGGCGTGCTCAGCACCGGCCACAGCAGGTCTCGGTTGATTTGGCTGTCCGATAGGTCTTTCCGCTCCTGCATGGTGTCCCCTTGCTAGTCGGGCTTGCCCAACACCACAGCGCGGGTCTTCAGGAACGGCCGCACCACCCGCAGGTAGGTCAGTTCCTTCAGTTCCCACACCGACAGCGGCAGGAAGAGGCGCGCCGCCACCAGTGCCAGCAGAAGCCCCCCGCTGATGCCGCCGATAAGAAGCAGGTAGTCCGCCAGAGTGGGGGCCACCGCCGCCGGCACCTCCTTGAAGTGGTGGCCCGTCGGGTCGGGCACCGACCACGCCCCCACATACAAGCGCACGCGGTCCACGAAGGCTCCCACCAGGATGCCCAAGCCTATCACGGTGGGCCCCCAGATGCTCCGGCGCACGGGGCTGATGATGAAAGCGAGCAAGGGCACCAACCAGTTCAAAAACAGGGACGCCACAAACAGGGGCCGATACGGACCGAAATACAGCAACTGCTGCAGGTTCTGCTCCGTGGGGGTACGCCCATACCAGAAGGTCAGGAAGGCCGACCAGTTGAAATAAGCCCATAGCAGGGACAGGGCCAAGAGGAGTTTGGCCGCCCCCCAAAACTGGTCGACGTGGAAGTAGCGCTGGTAGCCCCCAAAGGTGCGCAGCACAAAGGCGCTCACCACCACCAGAGCCAGGCCCGCCTGCAGACCCGACAGGGCATGGTAAGCGGGGAAGATGGAGTCCTTCCACCCCGGCACGAAGGAGAGCACCAGATCGCTGGCCAACACCAGACTCCCGCCCACATAGGCGATAAAGTATAGCCCCCCCGCCACGCTCAGGGCCGCCTTATGCACGCGCCATTGGCGCAGCGTCCCCCGCCACCCCAGGGCAAGGCGTGCCGTCCACCCCCCGCGCCCCTGGTCCCGCAGGGCGGCCAGATCAGGGATCGCAGCGATCCACAGGAGCGCCAGCCCGCTCAGGGCCACCATCACCAGGGTGAGCAGGTCGTAGGCTACCGGCGCCCCCGGCGGCCAGCCCTGGCGCACCCCACTGACGATCCAGATAGTGTTGCGCCCCTCGCCCGGGGGGATAACCCACACGAGGGGGATATACAGCAAGAGGGTCCACAGGCCCACGACGCCGTACACCTCGGCGATACGGGCCAGGGGGCGACGCCAGTGGGCCTTGGCCATGCGTGTGGCCACCGAGACAATGGGCGCAGCCCCCGCCGTGGTGTACAGGAACCCCAGCACGGCAGCGTAATAGCCCCAACGGGTGTGGTCTGTCCCCTCGGCCACCTTCAGCACCAACCCCACCACCCCCAAGAGGAGCAGCACCCCCAGGGCGAGCACCAGAGCCCGCCACAGGGGCCAGGGGCGCTGGGCCTTCCCCAACACCTCCTCCGCCACCTCGCGGGGGGAGGTGGGGAAATCCTCCACGGGGTGGTGGCTAGTGCTTGTGGTCGTGGTCGGCAGCGGGTGCATAGGGGTCGACCTTCTTCAGGTAAATCACGTTGGGGCCGGTGCCCAGGTCTTCAATGACCTTGTAGGCCCGCTTGTTTTTGGCCAGTTGAGCAACACGGCTTTGCGGATCCAAGATATCGCCGAACACGAGGGCGTCGGTGGGGCAGGCCTGGGCGCAGGCAGGGGTGATATCCCCGTCCTGCAGGGTGCGCCCGTCCCGCGCCGCCTCCCGCTGGACGCGCCGGATGCGCTGGATGCAGAAGGTGCACTTCTCCATAATGCCCCGCCAGCGCACCGTCACATCCGGGTTCAGGTGATGGCGCAACGTCTCGGGCCACACGGGTTGCCAAAAGTTGAAAAAGCGGGCGTGGTAGGGGCAGTTGTTGGCGCAGTAGCGGGTGCCCACACAGCGGTTGTACACCTGGACATTCAGCCCCTGGTCGTTGTGGTAAGTGGCATAAACGGGGCAGACCGGCTCGCAGGGGGCGTTGTCGCACTGCTGGCACAGGAGGGGGATATAGCGGGCGCGCACATGGGGATATTCCCCCTCCCAGTAGCGCTCCACCCAGATCCATTCAATCACCCGCCGTTGCAGGAAGATGGTCTCGGTATTAATCGGGATGTTGTTCTCGGCCTGGCAGGCCACCACGCAGGCTTGGCACCCTGTGCACCGGTCCATATCCACCACCATCGCCCACTTGTGGCGGGGGCGAGCCTGCTGTGGGGAGGGGGCACCCTGTCCCGCCGCTGCGGAAGAGGCGTGCAGGGGTGCCCCGTCCCGCCCTTGGGGGGCGGGAGGAGATGCCGAACGGCGAACCGCCTTCTCGGAGGGCATGCCTACGCCTCCTTCGTTACCAGGATGATGGGGCGCTCCTCCAGTTGCACGGGGCGCACCACCCCTTCAAACTTCGGGATGCGCTGGCGCTGGCCGGTGCGGCGCAGACGCACCCGCGTGGCCGCCCACGCAAAAGCCCCCGTCTCCTGGTCGGTGAGGGGTGCAAGGATAGAGAACACATTGGCCCCCCGCCCGTTGGCCCAGCGCCCCATCCCCTGGTGCCCGAAGCCCACGGGGATAGCCACCACCTCGGGCGGAATGGCGGGGTGCACATACACCAGGGCACGGAGGCTTCCCCGCGGGGAGATGACCTCCACCCACTCCCCCTCCAGCAGGCCCAGGCGACGGGCCGTGTCCGGGTTGACCTCCACCCAGGTCTGCCAGGCGACGGTGGTGGTGCCATCGGGGAGGCCCTGCAGCCAGGGCAGATGCGCCCCCCGCCCGTCGTGGATGCCCAAGGGCGTGAAGGGAACGAGGTGGAAGGGGAACTCCTGAGCGTCGCCGGCGAACTGGGGAGCTGGAGGTGTGGCGGGCAGACGCTCCCCCGTGAAGCGCCCCTGGCCGGTGGCCTGGGGATCCCACCACCCCCCCCGTTGGAGCACCCCCATAAAGAACCCCTCCTCGTCGGCGGCCCGCACCGCACCCCGCCGCAAGGCAAACAGCCGTCGTGCCCCGTCCTGCACCGCCTCCCGCATGCTCTGCCAGGGCAGGGTCAGGCCGGCGGCCTTCCCCGCCTCCAGCAGGATATCCCCAAAGGCTTTCCCGTCGCGGAAGGGGCGCACCACCGGCTGTTGGAACGTAACTGTCTGGTAACCGGGGCCGGGCTCGGGCCAATCGGTGCCCCACGCCTCCAAAGCCTCCAACTCGGGGAGCACCAAGTCGCCGTAGGGGGCCATGTCGTCGGCGATGGGCCCGATAACCACGCGGAAGGGCACCTGGGTGAGGGCCTCCTCCACCTCCCCGCGGTCCACAGGCAAGCCGTAGATGAGGTTGGCCCCCCGCACGATCAGAAGCCCCACACGCCCCGCACGCATCTCCTCCAGGGCTTGACGCCAGCGGGCGAAGGGCGCAGGGGGAACGCCTGTCCATCCCGCAGGCGGGGGCGGATTGAAGCGGATGCCCCCCTCCCGCCCGATATTGTCCACCAAGGCGTTGAGGGAGAGCACAGCCCGCGCGTTGAACAAACCGTTGGTGTGGGCCAGGGCAGAACCGCCCACCAGGGCCAGGCTGGGGCGCTGGGAGCCGAACACCTCGGCCACCTCCCGGATGCGCTCAGCGGGAATGCCGACGGCCGCGGCCACCCGCTCGGGCTGGTAGGCAGTCAAAGCCCCTAGACCCTGCCCGCCTGTGAGTTGGGCAGCGGCGGGGGGATGAGCCATCCCCCGCTCCACCAGCACATAGGCCACAGCCAGAGCCAGAACGCCCTCCATCCCGGGGCGGACGGGGAGCCAGAGGTCGGCATTGGCGGCGGTGAGGGAGAAGCGGGGCTCGGCGTGGAAGAAGAGGCCTCGCTGGCCGGGACGCCCCTGGCGGAAGGCTCCATACGCCCGCCCCCAGCGAACAGGGGAACCCCAGGTCTCCAACCACCCCGCCCCAAAGGAGAACACCGTGCGGGCGCGGGCGATATCGTAATCGGGCAAGGTGTCCTGTCCGAAGAGGCCCTTCACGGCCGTGCGCAGGACGGTGTCCTCCAGGGGTTCGTAGGCCAGCAGGGTGCCCCCTATGCTCTGGATAAAGGTCTGAGCCACCAGGGCGTTATGCCCCCGCAAGGGATTGGTAGCCAGCAACACCCGCCCGCGGTTCTGCTGGATCTGGCCAGCCAGTTCGGCCATCGCCGTCTCCCAATCCACCGCCTGGCCGTGCAAAAGGGGGGACAGGAGGCGGTCGGGATGATAGAGGGCCTGCACGGCCGCCTGGCCACGGGCACAGGTCTTCCCTTCGTTGAGGGGGTGGTCGGGGTTGCCCTCTATCTTGCGGGCGCGCCCCTCCACCACCCGCGCCAGCACACCACACCCCGCCCCACACTGCACGCACAGCGTGGCGTACCAGTTATCCCGCCCCGTAACCTGGTCTTCGGGGAGAGCCACTGGGCTCTCCACCCGCAGCTCCCGGTCGGGGATGCGGCACCCGTTGAAGGCGATGGCCCCCAGCGCCCCCACCCCCGCCAGCTTCAGCAGATCCCGACGCGTAATGCCCATAGCGTCTCCACTAGTAATGGCAGATCGCGCAGTCGGTGGGGGCATTGTTCTGGCGATGGCACCCCACACAGTCGCCCATCTTCAGGGAGCGGTGGAACTGGCGCATCTCGGTCATGGTCTCCACCGCCCCGTGGCATTCGGCGCAGGTAAAGCCGGCGCGAATGTGGGCCTCGTGCACGAACCGCACATGGTCAGGCAGGCGGAACACCCGCACCCACTGCACCGCCTCGCGGTTATTGAAGGCCTCAATGACCTTGCGGATTTCTGCCTGCTGGGCCTCGGTGGTGCCGATGATGAAGCGGTGGCAGAACATGCACTGCTCCAGGGAGGGGATGGTGGCCGCCTCCTCCTTATCGGCCCCCCGGTGGCAGAACAGACAGGGAATTTGGGCGTCGCCAGCGTGGGTCTTGTGGGAGAAAGCGATGGGCTGGGCAGGGGCCTGGCGGAAGAGGCGCTCCACGCTCCACGAGTAGTGGGCGACGACCCGCGGCACCACCAACACCAACACGGCCAGCCCCAGCAGGGCAGACCCGAACCCCCCGCCGAGCAAGATGGCGATGCGCATCCCTTTGCCGAGACGCACGCCACACCCCTTTCGTGCAGTCTACCACAGAAACTTGGGATACACCTGGCGCACGATGTCCTCCACGGCGGGCACCACCCGCGCAAATACGATAGCGATCCCCGCCACAGCCGCCAGGCCCACCAGCAGGAGCAGTCCCCGCACCCGCACAGTGTCCACAGGTAGATGGCGCGTGCCCACCAGGGAGGGGATAATGGCCAACGCAAGCATCAGCAGGAGGGCCAGCCCCGCCGCAAAGAAGGGGAGAAGCCACAGCACATGCAGCAGGGCCTTCACCTGGGCCCACTGCTCTGCGTTTAGGGCGATGGGGTCCATGCCGGCTCCTTGACCAGCCTTCCCCGCCACCCCCAAATCGTTAGTGAAGGGTATCGCAATCCCGCCCTGTTGTCAAGGGCCACCTCACGGTTCCCTCAAGCGCTCACCGCCCTTCCGGGGCCCTCTCACCGCGACGCCCTGGACACCGCCCCCCGCCTTCCGCTATGGTGGAAAGATGAGCCACCCCCCAAACCCCTCCTACGGGGCCCTCACCGATGTGCCAGGCGTCCTGGTGGGCCACTGGACAGACCCCCAGAACGCGACGGGATGCACCGTTGTCCTTGTTCCGAAGGGGGCTGTGGGGGGTGTGGAGGTGCGGGGCTCCGCCCCCGGCACCCGAGAGACCGACCTGTTGCGCCCCACGGCCCTTGTCCAGCAGGTGCACGCCGTCGTCCTATCGGGGGGCAGCGCTTTTGGTCTCGCCACCGCCGACGGGGTGATGCGCTGGCTAGAGGAGCGGGGCATCGGCTTTCGCCTGGGCACAGCGGTGGTGCCCATTGTGCCCGCCGCCATCCTTTTTGACCTGCTCCTGGCAGGCCCCCATAAGGCCCGCCCAGGCCCCGAGGCGGGCTACCAGGCGTGCCAGGGAGCCACAGCAGG encodes the following:
- a CDS encoding molybdopterin-dependent oxidoreductase — protein: MGITRRDLLKLAGVGALGAIAFNGCRIPDRELRVESPVALPEDQVTGRDNWYATLCVQCGAGCGVLARVVEGRARKIEGNPDHPLNEGKTCARGQAAVQALYHPDRLLSPLLHGQAVDWETAMAELAGQIQQNRGRVLLATNPLRGHNALVAQTFIQSIGGTLLAYEPLEDTVLRTAVKGLFGQDTLPDYDIARARTVFSFGAGWLETWGSPVRWGRAYGAFRQGRPGQRGLFFHAEPRFSLTAANADLWLPVRPGMEGVLALAVAYVLVERGMAHPPAAAQLTGGQGLGALTAYQPERVAAAVGIPAERIREVAEVFGSQRPSLALVGGSALAHTNGLFNARAVLSLNALVDNIGREGGIRFNPPPPAGWTGVPPAPFARWRQALEEMRAGRVGLLIVRGANLIYGLPVDRGEVEEALTQVPFRVVIGPIADDMAPYGDLVLPELEALEAWGTDWPEPGPGYQTVTFQQPVVRPFRDGKAFGDILLEAGKAAGLTLPWQSMREAVQDGARRLFALRRGAVRAADEEGFFMGVLQRGGWWDPQATGQGRFTGERLPATPPAPQFAGDAQEFPFHLVPFTPLGIHDGRGAHLPWLQGLPDGTTTVAWQTWVEVNPDTARRLGLLEGEWVEVISPRGSLRALVYVHPAIPPEVVAIPVGFGHQGMGRWANGRGANVFSILAPLTDQETGAFAWAATRVRLRRTGQRQRIPKFEGVVRPVQLEERPIILVTKEA
- a CDS encoding DNA polymerase III subunit alpha, with the protein product MFVHLHTHTEYSMLDGLSRIRDLVRRAKELGMPALALTDHGNLYGAIEFFLECQAAGIKPIIGCEVYVAKTSRHSRGNEEKSPFHLTLLAKNTQGYKNLIHLVSKAHLEGFHYKPRIDKDLLVRHREGLVCLSGCLNSELARAILEGGIEPARRVAGWYREVFGEDYYLEIQEHPGVADLHKVNPVLRLLSREMGIPLVATNDSHYTTPDEAPLQEILICIHTGTTLQDPKRLKMEGDSFYLKSAEEMAALFPDLPEAVEATLRIAAQCQPPDVGLGGLRLPHFPVPHGLDAQTYLERLCAEGLERRKPHAPAAYRQRLAYELEVIRKTRFANYFLVVWDITRFARERGILYGVRGSAAASLVLYCLGVTDVDPLEYGLVFERFLNEERKEMPDIDMDFQDDRRPEVLEYVVRRYGREQVAQIITFGTMGPKAAVRDVGRVKGLTYADVDRVARLIPARARTLDEALQAQPELQMLYDQDSIIRDLLDTAKRLEGLVHHVSTHAAGVVITGEPLTEYVPLQRPVRGQEHGIAMTQYSMDPIARLGLLKMDLLGLANLTILQKARDLVRQQRGLEVDLTAIPLDDPKTYALLATGETTDLFQLESAGMRRCIRDLKPASLREVAALIALYRPGPMEHIPTYIKARQGVEPVRYPHPDLKGILEETYGVIVYQEQVLQIVQRIAGYTLGQADVVRKAMGKKVPEIMEKERERFISGALQRGYTRDDAEALFRLIEPFAGYAFNKAHAVSYALVAYWTAYFKANYPVEFMTAVLNTRLGDLDKTAAAIHECQRMGIPVLLPDVNASAVHYTIETTADGRRAIRIGLAAVKNVGESAVLPILKARQEGGPFRDLADFCRRCDLRGMNRRTLESLIKAGALDCFGERASLLASVERILALSHQEARRREAGQMTMFDLFGHQVAVPLPSMDLPSASPAPREYAQWERDLLGVALSHNPLPAIAQALAGTDAILSRTQLDPEMTGQRVVLVGQVASVRESFTKEKRPFLTASLALLDGQVEMVVWPPVYETTRSLWREGNLVWVVGRLRHRDEEVSVVVDEVRPYQIPDAPASEGAEPPPALSLHRPSHANGTHSRPLTNGTSAQAPPPRRLILRLQETSDPQADEALLRDTLKLLLEHPGPDRVFLLLVSGGKRVRVELPTISVAYSDGLQRQLEERLGPHSVILEEERA
- a CDS encoding cytochrome c; its protein translation is MWKGALLLVGALVLGLLASACARTGTYPLDIYYEMHYSEAYRAGEPARWDVPAEAVPRQGKKPVAVTIPFDQAEGLRPTIPNTPENRRWGRELFAINCAPCHGVYGDGQSLAADRITDATTIRPPAMASDRVRGRADGQIYHTISNGRGLMPAMGKLLSEDERWAIVFCVRAMAQTGLPPAQACP
- a CDS encoding DUF3341 domain-containing protein, with amino-acid sequence MAERGVLGLFSDVESAANAGTALREAGIEFEVLSGSPYPEGAFSEHTPPHRLYVFPFLGALCGFSVAILLTAGTQLAYPLVTGGKPVLSIPPMAIITYEGTMLGAILFTVLGVVFESRLPRPIVGLYDKRITEGWIGLLVVGEEGLLGPAERILRQHGAVEVKRG
- the nrfD gene encoding polysulfide reductase NrfD, with amino-acid sequence MQERKDLSDSQINRDLLWPVLSTPLWFWGLLLGLGGVVAVAGGAVGWWMNRGPGVAGINRPIMWELLIITFVFWVGISHAGVMLSAILRLTQAEWRRPMVRAAEVLTVFSLATAAMFPLFHSGRPWRTMYWVFPYDFSRGIWPNVRSPLVWDPSAIFTYLTGSALFVLITLLPDLAVLRDRTTGIPHKIYSILSLGWRGTPRQWKLQTLAGILLSALILPVFVSVHSIVSWDFGMAISVEGWHTTVFAPYFVIGAVHSGVAAVVTMMAVMRWLFRWEDYIRAEHFDAIGRLLIVVALAWFFFFALEFIFSLYLREPQEVAMRQLQVFEWPFNMLFILFILTAFFIPVPLWLFRKVRRNVALMFWTSILVNIGMWLERFLIIVPGLARKQAFTFDWSAYRPSPIEMLIVIGSFALVCLGLLVFSKIFPLVPVNEAKEGQVLKADIQVGKRKVPAIVREH
- a CDS encoding 4Fe-4S dicluster domain-containing protein; the encoded protein is MVVDMDRCTGCQACVVACQAENNIPINTETIFLQRRVIEWIWVERYWEGEYPHVRARYIPLLCQQCDNAPCEPVCPVYATYHNDQGLNVQVYNRCVGTRYCANNCPYHARFFNFWQPVWPETLRHHLNPDVTVRWRGIMEKCTFCIQRIRRVQREAARDGRTLQDGDITPACAQACPTDALVFGDILDPQSRVAQLAKNKRAYKVIEDLGTGPNVIYLKKVDPYAPAADHDHKH
- a CDS encoding cytochrome c family protein; translated protein: MRLGKGMRIAILLGGGFGSALLGLAVLVLVVPRVVAHYSWSVERLFRQAPAQPIAFSHKTHAGDAQIPCLFCHRGADKEEAATIPSLEQCMFCHRFIIGTTEAQQAEIRKVIEAFNNREAVQWVRVFRLPDHVRFVHEAHIRAGFTCAECHGAVETMTEMRQFHRSLKMGDCVGCHRQNNAPTDCAICHY